One region of Malania oleifera isolate guangnan ecotype guangnan chromosome 6, ASM2987363v1, whole genome shotgun sequence genomic DNA includes:
- the LOC131158684 gene encoding uncharacterized protein LOC131158684 — translation MDKEQKHDTTIGENEINETNLIFDDGVNSLTACGTLNAHPNTANNSRKRKQRYSIRSDDGSTDLIQAENWIKEIEKILVVLHCTKEQKVAYATFKFTGEAERWRESERKDGGVYDPDSGAAVSSVARKAWKFERGLKKEIRKQTVILQLHDFATLMDKATVAEESLQEDTEVQIQKKRPAPLGSYSSVRQGTWKKYSGDEGLRRETGRGTSQGTTSSSACPTCGKGHSRKCSWGSDTWYQFSKPGHLMQDCGTPRSNAPPQ, via the exons ATGGATAAGGAACAGAAGCATGACACTACTATTGGAGAAAATGAAATTAATGAGACAAATTTGATTTTTGATGATGGAGTAAATTCATTGACGGCATGTGGAACTTTGAATGCTCATCCAAACACAGCAAATAATTCAAGGAAAAGGAAGCAGAGATATAGTATTAGAAGTGATGATG GGAGTACAGACCTGATTCAAGCAGAGAATTGGATcaaggagattgagaagatcttggttgtTCTGCATTGTACGAAAGAGCAGAAGGTGGCTTATGCGACGTTCAAATTTactggagaagccgagaggtggaGGGAATCA GAACGTaaagatggaggagtttatgaTCCTGACTCAGGGGCAGCTGTCAGTTCAGTA GCGAGGAAGGCctggaagtttgagaggggtctgaagaaggagatccgGAAGCAGACAGTGATACTGCAGCTTCATGACTTTGCTACTCTAATGGATAAAGCTactgtggcagaggagagcctgCAGGAGGACACAGAGGTTCAGAtccagaagaagaggccagcgcctcttGGTTCTTATTCAAGTGTGAGGCAAGGCACTTGGAAGAAATATAGTGGTGACGAAGGCTTACGGCGAGAGACTGGTCGTGGTACATCTCAGGGTACCACATCTTCGTCAGCTTGTCCTACTTGTGGCAAGGGACATTCAAGGAAGTGTTCGTGGGGATCAGATACATGGTATCAGTTTAGTAAGCCAGGACATTTAATGCAAGATTGTGGCACACCGAGGAGCAATGCACCCCCACAATAG